From a single Paenibacillus sp. FSL W8-0426 genomic region:
- a CDS encoding phage tail tube protein — MAFLKASDTISGQEGRAYATINGQTEEMFYVKTLEATVEKQKAEVKTLGRRGVQHKATGWSGSGSMTIFYTTSRFRELMLQYMQNGVDTYFDIEVTNEDPSSTIGKQTVTLKGVNLDSVIMASLDTESEALEEEVSFTFEDVDMPVSFNLPK; from the coding sequence ATGGCATTTTTGAAAGCAAGCGATACGATTTCCGGCCAGGAGGGCCGCGCATACGCAACGATTAACGGACAGACGGAAGAGATGTTCTACGTCAAAACGCTTGAAGCTACGGTAGAGAAACAAAAAGCCGAGGTCAAAACGCTGGGCCGCCGCGGCGTGCAGCATAAAGCAACCGGGTGGTCCGGTTCCGGCTCGATGACGATTTTCTATACGACGTCCCGCTTCCGCGAGTTGATGCTGCAGTACATGCAGAACGGCGTGGACACGTACTTCGATATCGAAGTCACCAACGAGGACCCTTCTTCCACGATCGGCAAGCAAACTGTAACGCTGAAAGGCGTCAATCTGGACAGCGTGATCATGGCGTCGCTGGATACCGAGTCCGAGGCGCTGGAGGAGGAAGTAAGCTTTACTTTTGAAGATGTGGACATGCCGGTGTCGTTTAATTTGCCGAAGTAA
- a CDS encoding phage tail protein encodes MPMKTDRLKLPLPLGNENVTRESINAIFEKIDAGVATQEELDKAVSEMDIPDASLTQKGKVQLSSKTNGTSETLAATEKAVNVAFAEAQSAKQLGVEQKANVVAALNSIGVAASTSESWAQLITKMASVIRATGNATVGQVLAGATFSNASANGLIGAIPNRSAQSAHQLAKLTEVWAGDRAFMMPPDGYYDGQSWVYALTPDLQPANILAGKNILGVAGTAAPGIAPGETPLFSFVGKNILKWPPADTWVSYYRITFAFAGRYRISYTTNPGGGIESHRYRCNIFSGGVPIGTERVTSSFQGDITYTEDLDISAGQVIEFRSSCNYASRPFEMKDIYVRSAIGFVGVEL; translated from the coding sequence ATGCCAATGAAAACGGATCGTTTGAAACTGCCGCTGCCTTTGGGGAACGAGAATGTGACCCGGGAGAGCATTAATGCAATTTTTGAAAAGATTGATGCGGGTGTTGCGACGCAGGAGGAACTCGACAAAGCGGTTAGTGAGATGGATATTCCGGATGCGTCGCTGACGCAAAAAGGGAAGGTGCAGCTGTCGAGCAAGACAAATGGGACATCCGAGACGCTGGCGGCGACGGAGAAGGCGGTTAATGTTGCATTTGCTGAAGCGCAATCGGCAAAGCAGCTTGGAGTTGAGCAGAAAGCCAATGTGGTTGCCGCTCTCAACTCCATTGGGGTAGCGGCATCCACAAGTGAGTCATGGGCGCAGCTCATTACCAAAATGGCATCGGTGATACGGGCCACGGGTAATGCTACGGTTGGACAGGTTTTGGCCGGGGCAACGTTTAGCAATGCGAGTGCTAACGGACTTATCGGAGCGATCCCAAACCGTAGTGCCCAAAGTGCCCACCAATTAGCTAAATTGACAGAGGTGTGGGCCGGGGATCGTGCTTTTATGATGCCTCCTGACGGCTATTATGATGGTCAATCGTGGGTGTATGCCCTTACGCCCGATCTACAACCAGCAAATATATTGGCTGGCAAGAACATTTTAGGTGTGGCAGGGACAGCCGCACCGGGAATTGCTCCAGGAGAGACTCCACTATTTAGCTTTGTGGGGAAGAATATTCTAAAGTGGCCACCAGCAGATACATGGGTAAGCTATTATCGAATAACTTTTGCTTTTGCTGGAAGGTATCGGATATCCTATACAACTAATCCTGGTGGGGGAATAGAGTCCCATCGTTACAGATGTAATATCTTTTCGGGAGGAGTTCCGATAGGGACAGAAAGGGTAACAAGCTCTTTTCAGGGAGATATAACATACACCGAAGACCTAGACATTAGCGCAGGACAGGTGATCGAGTTTAGGTCTAGTTGTAACTATGCGAGTAGACCGTTCGAGATGAAAGATATCTATGTTCGGTCGGCTATCGGATTCGTAGGTGTAGAACTATAA
- a CDS encoding phage tail sheath family protein has protein sequence MAGGTWTTQNKVRPGVYINFASEGSLPGTVGERGTVALALPLSWGQAGKIMTIQAGEDVQSKLGYDWTSPQLLLIREALKRAQTLLLYRLNAGTQAKATLDNLTATAKFGGKRGNDLSIAIAANINDAEQFDVTTLLGSKEVDKQTAATIGELVSNDYVVFAGTGELTATAALPLTGGEDGTATNEAHADFLAALEVLDFNTVGLISEDNTLKSVYTSYIRRLRETEGKKVQLVVSNYPAADHEGVISVRNGVVLSGGTELSAQEAVAWTAGATAGANINESLTFRAYDDAVDVNGRLTHTETEAALRNGEFVFTASSNRAVVEQDVNTFRSVTPEKARHFAKNRVVRVLDGISNDLKRIFEAYFIGKVNNNEDGRSLFRSQCVTYLKQLQDIGAIQNFDSNADITVAAGNESDSIVIDVAVQPVDSVEKVYMKVKVA, from the coding sequence ATGGCTGGAGGAACATGGACAACGCAAAACAAGGTACGCCCTGGCGTATATATTAACTTTGCATCGGAGGGATCTTTGCCGGGCACCGTTGGAGAACGGGGGACTGTAGCGCTCGCTCTGCCACTGTCCTGGGGACAAGCAGGCAAAATAATGACGATCCAAGCAGGGGAGGACGTGCAGTCCAAACTCGGCTACGACTGGACCTCTCCTCAACTGCTGCTCATTCGCGAAGCGCTCAAGCGCGCCCAAACGCTGCTGCTCTACCGATTGAACGCAGGCACCCAAGCCAAAGCCACGCTCGATAACCTGACTGCTACAGCCAAATTTGGCGGTAAACGAGGGAATGATCTGAGCATTGCCATCGCCGCGAACATTAACGATGCAGAACAATTCGACGTCACCACCCTTCTAGGCAGTAAAGAAGTGGACAAACAAACCGCTGCGACGATCGGCGAACTGGTTTCCAACGATTACGTCGTTTTTGCCGGGACAGGCGAACTAACGGCGACGGCAGCTCTTCCGCTTACCGGCGGGGAGGATGGGACGGCAACGAACGAAGCGCACGCAGATTTCCTCGCTGCACTGGAAGTGCTTGATTTCAATACGGTCGGCCTGATCTCTGAGGACAATACGCTGAAATCCGTATACACGTCCTACATTCGCCGTTTGCGTGAGACGGAGGGCAAAAAGGTGCAGCTGGTCGTGTCCAACTACCCGGCTGCCGACCATGAGGGCGTGATCAGCGTACGCAACGGCGTTGTGCTGTCTGGCGGGACGGAGCTGTCCGCGCAGGAAGCGGTGGCTTGGACGGCTGGCGCGACAGCCGGAGCAAACATCAACGAATCGCTGACGTTCCGTGCCTATGACGATGCGGTGGACGTCAATGGCCGATTGACGCATACCGAGACGGAGGCTGCTCTGCGCAATGGCGAGTTCGTGTTTACGGCGAGCAGCAACCGGGCCGTCGTGGAACAGGACGTGAACACGTTCCGCTCGGTAACGCCGGAGAAGGCGCGCCATTTTGCGAAAAACCGCGTGGTACGCGTCCTTGACGGCATTTCCAATGACCTGAAACGGATCTTCGAAGCGTACTTCATCGGCAAAGTGAACAACAACGAGGACGGCCGCAGCCTGTTCCGCTCCCAGTGCGTGACGTACCTGAAGCAGCTGCAGGACATCGGTGCCATCCAAAATTTTGACTCCAATGCAGACATTACGGTTGCGGCAGGCAACGAGTCGGACAGCATCGTGATCGACGTTGCCGTGCAGCCTGTGGATTCGGTGGAAAAAGTATATATGAAAGTGAAGGTGGCTTAA
- a CDS encoding DUF6838 family protein codes for MFTEKLTAAVVNALSLKFPDMPIRPAASAKEISTDVEAIEYRLLSAQMTRERSDRFVQSYAYEMVWSTTKDIRAGLPDELFEALETVDVEGTPYRAAELRWEGREDGLPRMMVYYTARTSKASPPVVVMQHLDSSSALKTAT; via the coding sequence ATGTTTACTGAAAAACTAACGGCTGCCGTCGTCAACGCGCTCTCGCTGAAATTTCCGGATATGCCGATCCGTCCCGCAGCTTCTGCCAAGGAGATTTCCACGGATGTGGAGGCGATCGAATACCGGTTGTTATCTGCGCAAATGACGCGAGAACGCAGCGATCGTTTTGTGCAGTCGTACGCTTACGAAATGGTCTGGTCCACAACAAAGGATATACGAGCCGGCTTGCCGGACGAGCTGTTTGAGGCATTGGAGACGGTCGATGTGGAGGGCACGCCGTATCGGGCGGCGGAATTGCGCTGGGAAGGCCGGGAAGACGGGCTTCCGCGCATGATGGTGTATTACACTGCACGCACAAGCAAGGCATCTCCGCCCGTGGTTGTCATGCAACATTTGGACTCATCCTCTGCCTTGAAAACAGCAACATAA
- a CDS encoding phage holin family protein: MENFIKWLLAFLTSTATYFYGGWSGVLGVLLVFVILDYVTGMAAAAVEGRLESNVGIFGIARKVFIFAMVSVAHLVDGVLGDGHMFRDAVAFFYIANELLSIIENGGKLGAPIPPAIRQAIEVLKGKGGEGLAPTTQSSNTKNASNADSENKNNDASTTNQ; the protein is encoded by the coding sequence ATGGAAAACTTCATTAAATGGCTCCTCGCCTTCCTCACCAGCACCGCCACCTACTTCTATGGAGGCTGGTCAGGCGTACTAGGTGTTCTGCTCGTCTTCGTCATCCTCGATTACGTGACCGGGATGGCGGCGGCTGCGGTGGAGGGCAGGTTGGAGAGTAATGTCGGCATATTCGGCATTGCGCGCAAGGTGTTTATTTTTGCCATGGTATCGGTGGCTCATCTGGTGGACGGTGTCCTGGGAGACGGACATATGTTCAGGGATGCGGTCGCCTTTTTTTATATCGCGAATGAGCTGTTGTCCATCATCGAAAACGGGGGCAAGCTCGGCGCACCGATCCCCCCGGCGATCCGTCAGGCGATTGAGGTGCTGAAGGGCAAAGGGGGCGAAGGGTTAGCTCCCACAACCCAATCTTCAAATACCAAGAACGCTTCGAACGCGGACAGCGAAAACAAAAACAACGATGCCTCTACCACAAACCAATGA
- a CDS encoding phage portal protein — protein MSGLSMFFAQNAASEATVDFVVSPRFKNEDGEPVAWKLRSMTEDENQECRKAATRKVKGKNGVYTPDIDANDYMARLMTASIVYPDLKNAELQRSYGVMGAESLLRKMLLPGEFATLGEQVQKLNGFNQDMNDMVDEVKN, from the coding sequence ATGAGTGGATTGAGTATGTTTTTTGCGCAAAATGCAGCTTCGGAGGCAACGGTCGATTTCGTCGTGTCCCCGCGTTTCAAAAATGAGGACGGCGAGCCGGTCGCTTGGAAACTGCGCAGCATGACCGAGGACGAAAACCAGGAGTGCCGCAAAGCGGCCACTCGCAAAGTGAAAGGCAAAAACGGCGTTTACACGCCTGATATCGACGCCAATGATTACATGGCCCGCTTGATGACGGCAAGCATCGTCTACCCGGATCTCAAAAACGCGGAGCTTCAGCGTTCCTACGGCGTCATGGGCGCGGAGTCGCTGCTTCGCAAAATGCTGCTTCCGGGCGAGTTTGCCACCTTGGGGGAGCAGGTGCAGAAGCTGAACGGCTTCAACCAGGACATGAACGATATGGTGGATGAAGTAAAAAACTGA
- a CDS encoding YmfQ family protein, with translation MSSAKGRELFSYLPGYYETSRVMRADMQAKGAEMDMLYQALEETLDQFFVRTATWGLDYWEQELGIETDRLKPVDQRRAVVESKLRGAGTFSGRLVKSVAEAYAGGKVDVTFQPEAWSFTVSFVDTMGIPPNMEDLKRAIEELKPAHMAVEYEYRYLNWDDLDRKQVTWDELDAASLTWNELEVWA, from the coding sequence ATTTCGAGTGCCAAAGGGCGTGAGCTTTTTTCCTATCTCCCCGGGTACTATGAAACTTCGCGCGTAATGCGTGCCGATATGCAGGCCAAGGGTGCGGAGATGGACATGCTGTACCAAGCGCTGGAGGAAACGTTGGACCAATTTTTCGTGCGGACGGCGACGTGGGGGCTGGACTATTGGGAGCAGGAATTGGGCATTGAGACAGATCGTCTTAAGCCCGTGGACCAACGACGCGCTGTAGTCGAATCGAAGCTGCGCGGTGCAGGAACGTTTTCGGGCAGGCTCGTGAAAAGTGTAGCGGAAGCTTATGCGGGCGGCAAGGTGGACGTGACGTTTCAACCGGAGGCGTGGAGTTTTACGGTGAGCTTTGTGGACACGATGGGCATTCCGCCGAATATGGAGGATCTCAAGCGAGCTATCGAAGAACTGAAGCCGGCTCACATGGCTGTCGAGTATGAGTACCGTTATCTGAACTGGGATGATCTGGACCGCAAGCAAGTGACATGGGATGAACTGGATGCCGCGTCATTGACGTGGAATGAACTGGAGGTGTGGGCGTAA